The following proteins are encoded in a genomic region of Porphyrobacter sp. CACIAM 03H1:
- a CDS encoding DUF4440 domain-containing protein yields the protein MKAFLPAAAFLAAAPLAAETPLPPEAAVTAAVDAFFTALRSEDRTALAREMDPRGMIYVHDRMNPATPRIMVIPVADHLARWARGTAMVDEVMRYDTVRVDGDMAQVWGPYRFISDGKTSHCGINSMSLVKGEGGWKVANTSFSMEVPERCAALGAPEVPAQ from the coding sequence ATGAAAGCCTTTCTCCCCGCCGCCGCGTTCCTCGCCGCCGCGCCGCTCGCCGCCGAAACGCCTCTGCCGCCCGAGGCTGCCGTCACCGCCGCGGTCGATGCCTTCTTCACCGCCTTGCGCAGCGAGGATCGCACTGCGCTCGCCCGCGAGATGGACCCGCGCGGGATGATCTATGTCCACGACCGCATGAACCCGGCCACCCCGCGCATCATGGTCATCCCCGTCGCCGATCACCTCGCCCGCTGGGCCAGGGGCACGGCGATGGTGGACGAGGTGATGCGCTACGACACCGTGCGGGTCGACGGCGACATGGCGCAGGTGTGGGGCCCCTATCGCTTCATCTCCGATGGGAAGACCAGCCATTGCGGGATCAACTCGATGAGCCTCGTGAAGGGTGAAGGGGGCTGGAAGGTCGCCAACACCAGCTTCTCGATGGAAGTGCCCGAACGCTGCGCCGCCCTCGGCGCTCCGGAGGTGCCGGCGCAATGA
- a CDS encoding acetyl/propionyl/methylcrotonyl-CoA carboxylase subunit alpha — protein sequence MITKLLIANRGEIACRIMRTARAMGIATVAVYSDADAKALHVRSADAAVHIGPSPAAESYLVGAKIIAAAKQTGANAIHPGYGFLSENADFAQAVIDAGLIWVGPKPASIRAMGLKDAAKQLMRAAGVPVTPGYDGSDQSVERLTAEAEAIGYPVLIKAVAGGGGKGMRKVDAPADFAAALESCRREAKASFGNDEVLLEKWITSPRHIEVQVFGDSHGNVVHLFERDCSLQRRHQKVIEEAPAPGMDEATREAICAAAVRAAKAVDYEGAGTIEFIADASEGLRADRIFFMEMNTRLQVEHPVTEEITGVDLVEWQLRVASGEQLPKRQEELSINGHAVEARLYAEDPAKGFLPSTGRLEHLMLPEHLIRVETGVYEGAEVSPYYDPMIAKLVARGDDRDAAIATLASATSVTAVWPIKTNAAFLLACLKSERFRVADLDTGLIASEGDALIPNDQPPAEVVKAGAMAVAVAAIGQPVWQCVDTLGGREEAGRSPLKALFGFRLNRSPKNAVRISVDGMSHEVSVPNRFGELNAWVETAGTTILSGVNDGRIFAVSADRPYGTGQASAADGAIIAPMPGKVIAVDVSEGQAVTAGQRLMVLEAMKMEHALTAPFEGVVEGLGVSAGGQVQVEAVLCRVVPQSE from the coding sequence ATGATCACCAAGCTCCTGATCGCCAATCGCGGCGAGATCGCCTGCCGGATCATGCGCACCGCCCGCGCCATGGGGATCGCGACGGTCGCGGTCTATTCCGATGCCGATGCCAAGGCGCTGCACGTGCGCTCCGCCGACGCGGCGGTGCATATCGGCCCCTCGCCCGCGGCCGAGAGCTACCTCGTGGGCGCGAAGATCATCGCGGCGGCGAAGCAGACGGGGGCGAACGCGATCCACCCGGGTTACGGCTTCCTCTCCGAGAACGCCGACTTCGCGCAGGCGGTGATCGACGCTGGCCTCATCTGGGTCGGCCCCAAGCCTGCGAGCATCCGCGCCATGGGCCTGAAGGACGCGGCCAAGCAGCTGATGCGCGCGGCGGGCGTGCCGGTGACGCCGGGCTACGACGGCTCCGACCAGTCGGTCGAGCGGCTGACGGCGGAGGCCGAAGCGATCGGCTACCCCGTCCTCATCAAAGCCGTCGCGGGCGGCGGCGGCAAGGGGATGCGCAAGGTCGACGCCCCCGCCGACTTCGCCGCCGCGCTGGAATCCTGCCGCCGCGAGGCCAAGGCCAGCTTCGGCAATGACGAGGTGCTGCTCGAGAAGTGGATCACCTCGCCCCGCCATATCGAGGTGCAGGTGTTCGGGGACAGCCACGGCAACGTCGTCCACCTGTTCGAGCGCGACTGCTCATTGCAGCGCCGCCACCAGAAGGTGATCGAGGAAGCCCCCGCCCCCGGCATGGACGAGGCGACCCGCGAGGCGATCTGCGCCGCCGCCGTGCGCGCGGCCAAGGCCGTCGATTACGAGGGCGCAGGCACGATCGAATTCATCGCCGATGCCAGCGAGGGCCTGCGCGCCGACCGCATCTTCTTCATGGAGATGAACACGCGGCTTCAGGTGGAGCACCCCGTCACCGAGGAAATCACCGGGGTCGATCTGGTCGAATGGCAACTGCGCGTCGCAAGCGGCGAGCAGCTGCCCAAGCGGCAGGAGGAACTGTCGATCAACGGCCACGCGGTCGAGGCGCGGCTCTATGCGGAAGACCCGGCCAAGGGGTTTTTGCCGAGCACGGGGCGGCTGGAGCACCTGATGCTTCCCGAGCACCTGATCCGTGTGGAAACCGGCGTTTACGAAGGCGCAGAGGTCTCACCATACTACGACCCGATGATTGCCAAGCTGGTTGCTCGCGGTGATGATCGGGATGCCGCAATCGCAACGCTGGCAAGCGCGACTTCGGTTACGGCAGTCTGGCCGATCAAGACCAACGCGGCCTTCCTTCTTGCCTGCCTGAAGTCGGAACGGTTCAGGGTGGCGGACCTCGATACGGGCTTGATTGCTTCGGAGGGCGACGCCCTGATCCCCAACGACCAGCCCCCAGCCGAAGTGGTCAAGGCCGGGGCGATGGCAGTTGCCGTCGCGGCTATTGGTCAACCGGTATGGCAATGCGTCGATACCCTCGGCGGACGCGAGGAAGCCGGCCGGTCCCCGCTCAAGGCGCTCTTTGGTTTCCGGCTCAACCGCTCGCCGAAAAATGCAGTTCGCATAAGTGTCGATGGCATGTCGCATGAAGTGTCCGTCCCGAACCGCTTCGGCGAGCTGAATGCTTGGGTTGAGACGGCTGGCACGACGATACTCAGCGGCGTCAACGATGGCCGTATTTTTGCCGTGAGTGCAGACCGCCCATACGGCACCGGCCAAGCCTCCGCCGCGGATGGCGCGATCATCGCGCCGATGCCGGGCAAGGTCATCGCGGTCGATGTCAGCGAAGGGCAGGCTGTCACCGCCGGGCAGCGGCTCATGGTGCTCGAGGCGATGAAGATGGAACACGCCCTCACCGCGCCTTTCGAAGGGGTGGTCGAGGGGCTTGGCGTCAGCGCGGGCGGGCAGGTGCAGGTCGAGGCGGTGTTGTGCCGGGTGGTGCCGCAGTCAGAATAA
- a CDS encoding MipA/OmpV family protein, with product MSPRPALAPLALLAALTATPALAAGDEGTADREAAAEAEIVTVAAQAAPQGAPAGSPLPFAFTKPVFDDTWATIGLGAGLVPSYAGSDDYIAFPLPLIVGRVGGVGISPNGPGFLIDLNPGKPGLVPQKGARVAFGPAFRFRNDRNVQIKDDVVARAGKLDAALEAGGHVGLVWRSVAKRLDQLSVGVQARWDMLGAHEGMVIEPQITYRAAVGRSFVLQAQASAEFVDDNFADYYFTVSPAQALATGLPRFRADGGLNRVGTTAILSYDLDRNPLNGGWGLTGVGGYSRLIGDSADTPYTRLRGDANQFILGLGLSYTF from the coding sequence ATGTCACCTCGCCCGGCCCTCGCCCCGCTCGCCCTCCTCGCCGCGCTGACGGCAACCCCCGCGCTTGCCGCCGGGGATGAAGGCACAGCGGACCGCGAGGCGGCGGCCGAGGCCGAGATCGTCACCGTCGCCGCGCAGGCCGCGCCGCAGGGTGCCCCCGCCGGATCGCCCCTGCCCTTCGCCTTCACCAAGCCGGTGTTCGACGACACCTGGGCGACCATCGGCCTCGGCGCGGGGCTGGTGCCGAGCTATGCCGGGTCCGACGACTACATCGCCTTCCCCCTGCCGCTGATCGTCGGCCGCGTCGGCGGGGTCGGGATCAGCCCCAACGGCCCCGGCTTCCTGATCGATCTCAACCCCGGCAAGCCCGGCCTCGTGCCGCAGAAGGGCGCGCGTGTCGCCTTCGGCCCGGCCTTCCGTTTCCGCAACGACCGCAATGTCCAGATCAAGGACGATGTCGTGGCACGCGCGGGCAAGCTCGATGCCGCGCTCGAGGCAGGCGGTCATGTCGGGCTGGTGTGGCGCAGCGTCGCCAAGCGGCTCGACCAGCTGAGCGTGGGCGTGCAGGCGCGCTGGGACATGCTCGGCGCGCATGAGGGCATGGTGATCGAACCCCAGATCACCTACCGCGCCGCGGTGGGCCGCAGCTTCGTGCTCCAGGCTCAGGCCAGCGCCGAGTTCGTCGACGACAATTTCGCCGATTACTATTTCACCGTCAGCCCCGCGCAGGCGCTCGCCACCGGGCTGCCGCGCTTCCGCGCAGATGGCGGGCTCAACCGTGTCGGCACCACGGCGATCCTCTCCTACGATCTCGACCGCAACCCGCTGAACGGCGGGTGGGGCCTGACCGGCGTGGGCGGCTATTCGCGGCTGATCGGCGACAGCGCCGACACGCCCTACACGCGGCTGCGCGGGGACGCGAATCAGTTCATCCTCGGCCTCGGCCTGTCCTACACCTTCTGA
- a CDS encoding phytoene/squalene synthase family protein, translating to MGVDAATRAALVEHARLTIKHGSQSFSAAARLFDRETRERAWLLYAWCRRADDIADNQELGGELGDQSDLAERLAHIRRLTALAFAGEPTGDPAFDALGVVAAEVGLTPQMAEDVIAGFQLDAEDWRPRTEADMLRYCYHVAGAVGVMMAVVMGVSPDDQETLDRANDLGLAFQLSNIARDIVEDDAAGRCYLPIEWLVEQDIEPGQHTKPHHRKELAEMAARLVALVEKHEAAARVGAAKLPFRSRWAVLSAARIYGAIGRKVRARGTEAWNSRTYVPRGEKALYGVRAYLSAVINREKMPKGGIDWGIADYRPR from the coding sequence ATGGGGGTCGATGCCGCCACCCGCGCCGCGCTGGTCGAACACGCGCGGCTGACGATCAAGCACGGCTCGCAGAGCTTCTCCGCGGCCGCGCGCCTGTTCGACCGCGAGACGCGCGAGCGGGCGTGGCTGCTCTACGCCTGGTGCCGCCGGGCCGACGACATCGCCGACAACCAGGAACTGGGCGGAGAACTGGGCGACCAGTCCGACCTCGCCGAACGCCTCGCCCATATCCGCCGTCTGACCGCGCTGGCCTTCGCGGGCGAACCCACGGGCGATCCGGCCTTCGACGCATTGGGCGTGGTCGCCGCCGAGGTCGGCCTCACCCCGCAAATGGCCGAGGACGTGATCGCCGGCTTCCAGCTCGACGCCGAGGACTGGCGCCCGCGCACCGAGGCCGACATGCTGCGCTATTGCTACCATGTCGCGGGCGCGGTGGGCGTGATGATGGCGGTGGTGATGGGCGTCTCGCCCGACGATCAGGAGACGCTCGACCGGGCGAACGATCTCGGCCTTGCCTTTCAGCTCTCCAACATCGCCCGCGACATCGTCGAGGACGACGCGGCGGGGCGCTGCTATCTGCCGATCGAATGGCTGGTGGAGCAGGATATCGAGCCCGGCCAGCACACCAAGCCGCACCACCGCAAGGAACTGGCCGAAATGGCCGCACGGCTGGTGGCGCTGGTCGAAAAGCACGAGGCGGCGGCACGGGTGGGCGCGGCGAAGCTCCCCTTCCGCAGCCGCTGGGCGGTGCTCTCGGCGGCGCGCATCTACGGCGCGATCGGCCGCAAGGTCCGTGCGCGCGGGACCGAGGCGTGGAACAGCCGCACCTATGTGCCGCGCGGCGAAAAGGCGCTTTACGGCGTGCGCGCCTATCTCTCGGCGGTGATCAACCGCGAGAAGATGCCCAAGGGCGGGATCGACTGGGGCATTGCGGATTACCGGCCGCGCTAG
- a CDS encoding phytoene desaturase produces the protein MNADAKLNLAGAKGVNPALAARYEGRTACVIGAGFGGMALAIRLQSAGIATTVIESRDKPGGRAYFWEKDGFTFDAGPTVITDPPCLEELWQLTGHDISEDVELMKVMPFYRLNWPDGTNFDYSNDEASLNAEIAKLNPADVAGYARFLEYSERVYREGYLKLGTKPFLDFKSMLKAAPALIREQAWRSVYSMVSSYVENEKLREALSFHTLLVGGNPMNTSSIYALIHKLEKDGGVWWARGGTNRLIAGMVRHFERLGGTMRVGDPVVQVHTLGTRATEVETKSGFRQRFDAVASNADIMHSYKDLMSQSARGKQMAKSLGRKSFSPSLFVVHFGIEGTWPGIPHHMILFAKRYKGLLDDIYKNGVVPEDFAIYLHHPTVTDPSMAPEGKSTFYALVPVSHMGKMPLDWDEVGPRLEKMILDELERRLIPDIHSRIVTKFSYAPKDFKADLNAHMGSAFSLEPVLWQSAWLRGHNRDDVIENYYLVGAGTHPGAGIPGVVGSAKATAGLMLEDLARVPA, from the coding sequence ATGAACGCCGATGCGAAGCTCAACCTTGCGGGCGCGAAGGGCGTGAACCCCGCGCTCGCGGCACGCTACGAAGGCCGCACCGCCTGCGTGATCGGCGCCGGTTTCGGCGGCATGGCGCTGGCGATCCGCCTGCAATCGGCGGGCATCGCCACCACGGTGATCGAAAGCCGCGACAAGCCCGGCGGGCGCGCCTATTTTTGGGAGAAGGACGGCTTCACCTTCGACGCGGGCCCGACCGTCATCACCGACCCGCCGTGCCTCGAGGAGCTCTGGCAGCTCACCGGCCACGACATTTCCGAAGATGTCGAGCTGATGAAGGTCATGCCCTTCTACCGCCTCAACTGGCCCGACGGCACGAACTTCGACTATTCGAACGACGAGGCGAGCCTCAACGCCGAGATCGCCAAGCTGAACCCCGCCGACGTGGCGGGCTATGCGCGCTTCCTCGAATATTCCGAGCGGGTCTATCGCGAGGGCTACCTGAAGCTCGGCACCAAGCCCTTCCTCGACTTCAAGTCGATGCTCAAGGCCGCCCCCGCGCTGATCCGCGAACAGGCGTGGCGTTCGGTCTATTCGATGGTGTCGAGCTATGTCGAGAACGAGAAGCTGCGCGAGGCCCTGAGCTTCCACACGCTGCTGGTCGGCGGCAACCCGATGAACACCTCCTCGATCTACGCCCTCATCCACAAGCTGGAGAAGGATGGCGGCGTGTGGTGGGCGCGCGGCGGCACCAACCGGCTGATCGCGGGGATGGTGCGCCATTTCGAGCGGCTCGGCGGCACGATGCGCGTCGGCGATCCGGTGGTGCAGGTCCACACGCTGGGAACCCGCGCCACGGAAGTGGAAACGAAGAGCGGCTTCCGCCAGCGGTTCGACGCGGTCGCCAGCAATGCCGACATCATGCATTCCTACAAGGACCTGATGTCGCAGAGCGCACGAGGCAAGCAGATGGCCAAGTCGCTGGGCCGCAAGAGCTTCTCGCCCAGCCTCTTCGTGGTGCATTTCGGGATCGAGGGCACATGGCCCGGCATCCCGCACCACATGATTTTGTTCGCCAAGCGCTACAAGGGCCTGCTCGACGACATCTACAAGAACGGCGTGGTGCCCGAGGATTTCGCGATCTACCTTCACCACCCGACCGTCACCGATCCCTCGATGGCGCCCGAGGGCAAAAGCACCTTCTACGCGCTGGTGCCGGTCAGCCACATGGGCAAGATGCCGCTCGACTGGGACGAGGTCGGCCCGCGGCTCGAGAAGATGATCCTCGACGAGCTGGAGCGGCGCCTGATCCCCGACATCCACTCGCGGATCGTCACCAAGTTCAGCTACGCGCCCAAGGACTTCAAGGCCGATCTCAACGCCCACATGGGCAGCGCCTTCAGCCTCGAACCCGTGCTGTGGCAGAGCGCCTGGCTGCGCGGCCACAACCGCGACGACGTGATCGAGAACTACTACCTCGTCGGCGCGGGCACGCACCCGGGTGCGGGCATCCCGGGCGTGGTCGGCAGCGCCAAGGCGACGGCGGGGCTGATGCTGGAGGATCTGGCGAGGGTGCCTGCGTGA
- a CDS encoding TIGR00730 family Rossman fold protein, giving the protein MKRLAVYCGSASPEDPRYIQLALDVGTELARRGIGVVYGGGRLGLMGAVAKGAKDNGGEVIGIIPEHLVKAEVANHDCDELITVGGMHERKQRFTDLSDGFVTIPGGVGTMDELWEAMSWSQLGYHSKPVGLLNAFGFYDDLLAFNAKMAAVGFVRPAHQNILIAATSIHELLAKMEAYQPHTPIFRMKAEEL; this is encoded by the coding sequence GTGAAACGTCTTGCCGTCTACTGCGGATCGGCCTCGCCCGAGGATCCGCGCTACATCCAGCTCGCCCTTGACGTCGGCACCGAACTCGCGCGGCGCGGGATCGGGGTCGTCTATGGCGGGGGCAGGCTGGGCCTGATGGGCGCCGTCGCCAAGGGGGCCAAGGACAACGGCGGCGAGGTGATCGGGATCATTCCCGAGCATCTGGTGAAGGCCGAAGTCGCCAACCACGACTGCGACGAGCTGATCACGGTCGGCGGGATGCACGAGAGGAAGCAGCGCTTTACCGACCTCTCCGACGGCTTCGTCACCATCCCCGGCGGGGTGGGCACGATGGACGAGCTGTGGGAGGCGATGAGCTGGTCGCAGCTGGGCTACCACTCCAAGCCCGTGGGCCTGCTCAACGCTTTCGGCTTCTACGACGATCTCCTCGCCTTCAACGCCAAGATGGCGGCGGTCGGCTTCGTGCGGCCCGCGCACCAGAACATCCTGATCGCGGCGACCTCGATCCACGAATTGCTCGCCAAGATGGAAGCCTACCAGCCGCACACCCCGATCTTCCGCATGAAGGCCGAGGAGCTGTAG
- a CDS encoding metal-dependent hydrolase family protein, whose amino-acid sequence MRNFRNIVLAGLAAAGSLLAAPLAAETVAIRAGSVIADAAGEPSGPATILVTDGRIASITPGHGPVTADREIDLRGKTVLPGLIDLHTHLTGDPGGDFWKEAVEPEEWGVVVGAKNARLTALAGFTTVREAGSGKDTAFSLRRGTAEGLVPGPRIVAAGPALSIIGGHADTNGFRSEVNELLDSGFNCTGAVECAAKVRLASQNGSDVIKITATGGVLSQQGRGLEAHFTPEEMKAIADTAHSLGLKVMAHAHGARGIQQAAEAGIDSIEHGTYLDEAAAKAMKASGTVLVPTLMALEGVSEGLGKGVYTPVVEEKIRAVQPLMNSLVSRARQFGVTVAFGTDAGVYQHGRNAEELGLMKKQGMSDREVLASATTVAAKVLGMENQIGRLAPGYSADIIAVEGNPLADVTVLEKVGFVMVRGRVIE is encoded by the coding sequence ATGCGCAATTTCCGGAACATCGTGCTGGCAGGGCTGGCTGCCGCGGGGAGCCTGCTGGCCGCGCCACTCGCCGCCGAGACGGTCGCGATCCGCGCCGGCAGCGTCATCGCCGACGCCGCGGGCGAGCCGAGCGGCCCGGCGACGATCCTCGTCACCGACGGCAGGATCGCCAGCATCACCCCCGGACACGGGCCCGTCACCGCCGACCGCGAGATCGACCTTCGGGGCAAGACCGTGCTGCCTGGCCTGATCGACCTGCACACCCATCTCACCGGCGATCCCGGCGGCGATTTCTGGAAGGAGGCCGTCGAGCCCGAGGAATGGGGCGTGGTCGTGGGCGCCAAGAACGCGCGCCTCACCGCGCTTGCGGGCTTCACCACGGTCCGCGAGGCGGGGAGCGGCAAGGACACCGCCTTCTCGCTCCGGCGCGGCACCGCCGAGGGGCTGGTGCCGGGGCCGCGCATCGTTGCCGCCGGCCCCGCGCTCTCGATCATCGGCGGTCATGCCGACACCAACGGCTTCCGCTCCGAGGTCAACGAACTGCTCGATTCGGGCTTCAACTGCACCGGCGCGGTCGAATGCGCGGCCAAGGTGCGGCTCGCCAGCCAGAACGGCAGCGACGTGATCAAGATCACCGCCACCGGCGGCGTGCTGAGCCAGCAGGGCCGCGGCCTCGAGGCGCACTTCACGCCCGAGGAGATGAAGGCGATCGCCGACACCGCCCACTCGCTGGGCCTCAAGGTCATGGCCCACGCCCACGGCGCGCGCGGCATCCAGCAGGCCGCCGAGGCGGGGATCGATTCGATCGAGCACGGCACCTATCTCGATGAAGCCGCCGCGAAGGCGATGAAGGCCAGCGGCACGGTGCTGGTGCCGACCCTGATGGCGCTCGAGGGCGTCTCCGAGGGCCTCGGCAAGGGCGTCTACACCCCGGTCGTCGAGGAAAAGATCCGCGCCGTCCAGCCGCTGATGAACTCGCTGGTGAGCCGCGCGCGCCAGTTCGGCGTCACCGTCGCCTTCGGCACCGATGCCGGCGTCTACCAGCACGGTCGCAATGCCGAGGAACTGGGCCTGATGAAGAAGCAGGGCATGTCCGACCGCGAGGTGCTCGCCTCGGCGACCACCGTGGCGGCCAAGGTGCTCGGCATGGAAAACCAGATCGGCCGCCTCGCGCCCGGCTATTCGGCGGACATCATCGCGGTCGAGGGCAACCCGCTCGCTGACGTGACGGTGCTGGAGAAGGTCGGCTTCGTCATGGTGCGGGGGCGGGTGATCGAGTGA
- the crtY gene encoding lycopene beta-cyclase CrtY: protein MVDSPASPAAAAAAPHDVVIVGGGLAGGLIALALHRHVPGCRFLVIEAGRTLGGHHRWSWFETDIRPKARGLMAGFALNGWDEGYDITFPGLGRTLPTAYRSLASAEFHRALMAELAEGRVMLGTKVAGLDAGGVTLADGTRLAAKRVIDCRAFKSSKHLAGGWQVFLGQHFRCETPHGLTRPVIMDASVDQVAPHGNGAAYRFVYVLPLSPTEVFVEDTYYADQPKMDAEVLKGRVAEYARRHGWQGEVIDQEAGILPVISGGDFRAALAEVAIPGVALAGARGGFSHPLTSYTLPFAVDNALAIAGLLARRPDVSGSELAAFCKRRATRHWGATAYYRMLSRMLFEAAEPDKRVVVFEHFYALKGRLVERFYAGRSTWPDRLRILTGKPPVAIPRAIRALFSSGKPLNMETPA, encoded by the coding sequence ATGGTCGATTCACCCGCCAGCCCCGCCGCAGCCGCTGCCGCCCCCCACGACGTGGTGATCGTCGGCGGAGGCCTTGCGGGTGGGCTGATCGCGCTCGCGCTGCACCGCCACGTGCCCGGCTGCCGCTTCCTCGTGATCGAGGCCGGGCGCACGCTCGGCGGGCACCACCGCTGGAGCTGGTTCGAGACCGACATCCGCCCCAAGGCGCGCGGCCTGATGGCGGGCTTCGCGCTCAACGGCTGGGACGAGGGCTATGACATCACCTTCCCCGGCCTCGGCCGCACGCTGCCGACCGCCTACCGCTCGCTCGCCAGCGCCGAGTTCCACCGCGCGCTGATGGCGGAGCTGGCGGAAGGCCGCGTGATGCTCGGCACCAAGGTCGCCGGTCTCGATGCGGGCGGGGTGACGCTGGCTGACGGCACCCGGCTGGCGGCGAAGCGGGTGATCGATTGCCGCGCATTCAAGTCCTCGAAACATCTCGCGGGCGGCTGGCAGGTGTTCCTCGGCCAGCATTTCCGCTGCGAGACACCCCACGGCCTCACCCGCCCCGTGATCATGGATGCGAGCGTCGATCAGGTCGCGCCCCACGGGAACGGCGCGGCCTACCGCTTCGTCTATGTCCTCCCCCTCTCGCCGACCGAGGTGTTCGTCGAGGACACCTATTATGCCGACCAGCCGAAGATGGACGCCGAGGTGCTCAAGGGCCGCGTCGCCGAATATGCCCGCCGTCACGGCTGGCAGGGCGAGGTGATCGACCAGGAGGCGGGCATCCTGCCGGTGATCTCGGGCGGGGATTTCCGCGCGGCGCTCGCCGAGGTCGCGATCCCCGGGGTGGCGCTGGCGGGCGCGCGGGGCGGCTTCTCGCACCCGCTGACGAGCTACACCCTGCCCTTCGCGGTCGACAACGCGCTCGCCATCGCCGGGCTGCTGGCGCGGCGGCCTGACGTGTCGGGCAGTGAGCTCGCCGCCTTCTGCAAGCGCCGCGCGACCCGCCACTGGGGCGCGACCGCCTATTACCGGATGCTCAGCCGGATGCTGTTCGAGGCCGCCGAACCCGACAAGCGCGTGGTCGTCTTCGAGCATTTCTACGCGCTCAAGGGCCGGCTGGTAGAACGCTTCTACGCGGGCCGCTCCACCTGGCCCGATCGCTTGCGCATCCTTACCGGCAAGCCCCCCGTAGCTATTCCGCGCGCGATCCGCGCGCTGTTCTCTTCAGGCAAGCCTCTCAACATGGAGACCCCGGCATGA